TTCATCACGTGGCATTTCTTGCACCGACTGCTGACTTTAAACAGAAGCACCTGTGCACTCACCTCAACCTGGAAGCCTAGGATGAACGCTTTGACGAAATCTGCCGCTTTCGTGAGGGCGCTGATTTCCTGCGTCTCTTTGCACGTCTGAAAAATACaacacacaaaacagacaaGGCTGTAAGCTGCTACgattaacaaaaaaacccttaaGAATAGTAACATTACTTCAAATCAGTGCTACCAACATGTCTGAACTTACTTTGATTTCTACGTTCCTGGTCTTGAGGTTAAATCGCACTTGAAGATGCAGGTTCTCTACGATGGGAGTGAAAATCTTTAGCCAGTTCTCCTTCAGCGGGGTGTATCTGTGAGCTGGAACGGGGATCTTACGCATCTCATCTGGTCCctgaatcacacacacacacacacgcacacacacacacacacatggtaCAGATAACATCATATCCAAATAAGGCCCCCTTAAAAATGCAAGTACAAATCTGTGCTAATTACGTCACTCGTTAACTCGCAAACATAATCGTTCTTATCTCAGGACACAAACAGATTTATGGATTTTTAAACGCTATTCTTTAGGGAAACATTTTGCCACAGGTAGTTTTATTTGCACACATTGTCAAAGTAGTTTAACTTAAGACACAAAATGGCTAAATCACGCTTGGCTACCTGGCTGAAAGACAATTAtatgttggaggaaaaaaaatagataaatgatcaaaaatattaaagagataataataaatcacaaaaaaacgCCAAAATGGAAGACGCCATAAAATAACTCAGTAGTGTCATGACAACAGCTACATTTATCGGAATGgtaaataaaatcctgcaatAACTAGCATAACTATATTATGTCTATATAGCTATATATGGTAAGACTATTACCATAcgtcacatgtgtcaaactcaaggcccgcgggccacatgtggcccgctacgtcattttatgtggccctctcccccctaccaccgttttacagccccattgattgacttaaaataggttttgagcacgaattgactacaaactacatatcccataatgccttccgattcttaccaaccaacattacggcttctcgccactagagtgcagcagagtcacctcaagctgattattaattttcccagcgaataaaactgaaacatcgacaagctaacaagctaaagagcgaagttccgtgatgtttcaatcgaggacttttaccgtctcctgccccctgatttgatgccacagcttcgactccatgcagctcgtgttttgtccacgtttggaagcacctatctgtgcgaacagatgttttcaataatgaatttaaacaagaccaagaccagatcgcgcattactgacgaaaacctacacgccgttttgcggattgccacagaatagaactaaaaccagacatcgacgaactgaccaggggaaaacggtgccagacatccggccagaaaacattggtaagcacgaacaaactaaatttaaatagaatgaatgtaaaaccaaaactcagtatactggaatatgcatatagtttattgattttgcttgtgttttgtttatttacagaacacaacacaatgaggatgtgtgtgagttggtgacggggtgaagagggatcagcgttgtgttcaaggacaggcaacgtcacctcattgttttgttcttatgtgaaatacatgttcgttgtgtaataaataacgaaaaagttttgtgaatgaagttgagagttaatatcaaaacttgttttttattatttgtctgcttatcttcaaagcagacaaagattaattttcccagcgaataaaactgaaacatcgacaagctaacgagctaaagagcgaagtttagctgagcagtttaaaaatactgagcatatttttaaactgctcagtttaaaaatactgtaatttttaaactgagcagtaattttacatccatgcaaactcaaatgtaatatttaaaacttgaatacataaaatcagttatttaacaatatgaggtgttgtttaatttatttttaacattgtattttcatatatttatgctagggttgcccaagtctagttttccagacccatcactctgcaactttagatgcgttctttctccaacacacctggatcattgactcattcataggcctctacagaactgagttgctgctaatgagggaagtcaactttttgtctggggtatgttttagcagggacacatctaaaagttgccgtctggaggactgcacttgggcattcctgatttataccgtcaatgtggcccattgagggtggccaatatgctgaagtggcccttggtgaaattgagtttgacacccctgccatACGTATTTGGATAcagtttagttgttttgttgTCACGCGGCTCGTTTTGCTGTTTACGCATCATGTTGAATTGcttgtttaaatatttcattgtttgaaTGTGTCGGTTCTGTTAGAGACGTCATCACCCTGAAGGAAGCGATAGATAAATGGTTAATACGGGCTTGTTAATCAGGAATTTTGGATTATCTTTTATGTTAATGCACTGTGACATCTGGCACACATATCACAATTTGTGCTATTTcctttatacatatttatattgatTGTCGTTTTCTTatcttcttgctttattttatgctcCCCCTggtaaattattgttattatcttCCTGAGTTTTGTTCACAGCACAATTGTATTgttgtttattataataaataaagtttatttaaaaaaaggagaaaaaaaagatagataAATCGTTAGTTTCTTCTAGTAGGTCTGAAGAACGATGTGCGCATGCGCACGTTTTAAAGGGGACGCACACAAACCAACTTGTTAAAGTACTGAAAACAGAACAGTGCCTAAAAAATCTATATTGTTTTTTACATACATGTGATGGACGCAAGTAGAGGTAATTACCCGTAATTTGTCTCCGGAAATCGGTGGAAACTGCGGCCGTTTAATGGCCACGCTCTCCTCTGTGTCCATTTCCACTCCGTCTTGCTCACGTTTACGTTTCTGGTTCTTCCTTTTAGACTTCACCTTCGTAAACGCCTCTGCTCCATCTTtactctccccggccacttcaaCGTCTACAGCAGGAGCTTTTTCGGTGTCCATTTCCACAGGACGTGTTATAAAATCCTGTTTTGCTCAGAAAACTGAGGCAGGCTGTGGCCACGGAGGCATGAGGTGCGATGGAAAGGACCCAAACAGCCGCGTCATCAACGCCTATAGAGTTAAGAAATTCTTGAACACgtttatgatttaaaataaaactcaaaatgtatCACTATAATTCAGTCTCATTTATTAATGTCTATTAGCCGAATTATGTATGCCCGTAAGCAGACGATATTTATTTAGCACATAAATATACAGTCAGGCATATCTGCAGACAGCAACGAGCTCAGTGGGAGGATCCtcgctttattttgttttggcgTGGAGATATCCGTTTTCCAATAGATTTTCGACCcttttataaagtatttcaaAAGATGTCCTCGCCCCTATCGAAGCCTCAGATTATCGCACACATTCAGAAGAGTCTGAACTACACGGTGTTCGACAGCAAATGGATTCCGTGCAGCGCCAAGTTTGTCTGCTTGGGGAACTTTGCCAGAGGAACAGGGGTGCTCCAAATTTATGAAGTTCAACACGGCGAGGCTCAGCTCATAAAAGAGGTAGTATCATCACTTATATTGGgccttttttggtttttaaaatcgTCGTGTGAACGGGCTTATCCAAGCGATTCCACGCTCTCGCTCGCTTGTAACCATGGTTACAGTCAGCCAGGCAGTTTGTAGACAGGTGGACAAGTTCACTGCAGAAACCAGGTGACACAGTGTGACTGCTATGTACTGCAGAAAGGAGATAATAATAACCTGGTTACGTAATTAATTATATTTGGTTGTTAACATGCACATAATCAGTGTGAGGTAAATTTATAGTGTGTTGCCTGAACTATTCCTATGCCTTGAATTTTTaactcacattttgtcaaacttcgttgtgttttattgggatttttagTGGTAGATCACTGCACAGTTAGAAATCACAATTCTTGAACTAAGCTGCTGGTCTGATACCATATTTGTTGATTAGAAAGTGAACGCCGCCTCCAGTAATTTCCCCTGAATTGGACCTGCCCTAGAACATATTCCCGGTccatgatgcttccaccaccaTGCAGCAGCATGGGGATGCTGATCACCACACATTGCGTTTTTAATTTGGGTCAAGAAGTTACAGTTTGGTCTTGTCACAGCCAGATCACCTGCTgtcttccacatgttttctATGCCCCTCGTGGCCTTCAATattaataacaattaaaaaaaaagaaaagctcgaggtgaatgaatattttttccaagGCGCTGTACATTTGATTTGAATCTATTTGTCCCTTTGCTGGAGCTGAAGCATCTCTTTACGCCCCCCCCATGTTTCAGGTGGAGAAAGCTAAACCCATAAAGTGTGGGACGTTTGGGGCCTCCTCTCTTCAACAAAGACACATAGCAACCGGAGATTTTGATGGAAATCTCCACATATGGTACTTCAACTGTCTATTTACACTAAACTGTAGGTTTACTTACAATTGTaaccattaaataaaatactaaagtcaattttttttttttttgtaaagctcAGTGTGGTTATTCCCCTTTAATTTGAAGATTTTCAAACTCTGAAGAGTTTCTTTTGTTGTCAACGGGAAAAGATGGGCAGCAGAAGTAAAAGTGTCAGCGTACGCAGTCTACGTTGTCTCTCTCATCCACAGGAATCTGGAAGCGCTTGATGTGCCGGTGTACACCACAAAGGCCCACAAAGAGATCGTGAACAGCATCGACGGGGTCGGTGGCCTTGGAATTGGCGACGGTGCTCCTGAGATCGTCACAGGAAGTAGAGATGGTAAGAACAGAAACGCTTGATGCTGTTCTTattatgcaaaatgttttgatcGCACAGAAATGGAGAGAATTACAAATCGAgacaaacatcttttttttttttttttttcgtggcTGGGTTTTGCAGGGACAGTAAAGGTGTGGGATCCCAGGCAGAAGGATTTACCTGTGGCCAACATGGAGCCTGTGGAAGGAGAGACCAAGAGGGACTGCTGGACTGTTGCCTTTGGTAACTAAAATGTCACATAGAGTCAAAATACAGATATCATTTGTaagattttcatttgtctttcctggactttttctgaaaagaaaatcatcaaaactacagtactttgaaaaagtattgaTCTTGTCACGTTCTAGCCATacacttcaatatatttttataggGAATTTACGTGGGAACCAAAGTAGACTAGTgcata
The Xiphophorus hellerii strain 12219 chromosome 22, Xiphophorus_hellerii-4.1, whole genome shotgun sequence genome window above contains:
- the pno1 gene encoding RNA-binding protein PNO1, producing MDTEKAPAVDVEVAGESKDGAEAFTKVKSKRKNQKRKREQDGVEMDTEESVAIKRPQFPPISGDKLRGPDEMRKIPVPAHRYTPLKENWLKIFTPIVENLHLQVRFNLKTRNVEIKTCKETQEISALTKAADFVKAFILGFQVEDAMALIRLDELFLESFDVTDVKPLKGDHLSRAIGRIAGKGGKTKFTIENVTKTRIVLAETKIHILGSFQNIKMARTAICNLILGSPPSKVYGNIRAVASRTAERF